From a region of the Arachis ipaensis cultivar K30076 chromosome B09, Araip1.1, whole genome shotgun sequence genome:
- the LOC107616247 gene encoding uncharacterized protein LOC107616247, with protein MEIPDLDPAVHLHVIKAGLRPGKFRETIAVTKPKTLEEFRERAAGQMEIEELRETEKTEKRQHKREDEKSTRSANIKDLKRPFKLTPKFDNYTRFNTIRERIIKEILNAKIIKPPTRAGSYQDQRFVDKSKHCAFHQKYGHTTGECIIAKDLLERLARQGLLDKYIEGRKHKENDREERQQTSGAKETNKWPNSTPPKGIINTISGGFAGGGETTSARKRNYRTMLAIEGTTPHNNKDISNLEIVFNQRDICSAAPHSDDPVVISIQTGELLVRKVLLDPGSSADVLFYTTFLKMQISEKLIQPSFGELVGFSGERVPIKGYIWLKTMMGNHPLSRTIDIQYLIVDCPSPYNIILGRPALNMFRAVVSTFHLCVKFQAQDGKIATLHSDRQQARQCYNASLKRSAPRLEFQQEVKAIHNATEVLSLAELDPHEDTQERPQPADELQKIPLTEKPERFTYVGQALQGKERSELVKVLQDNADLFAWTPANIPGIDPSIICHKLATNKASRPIAQKKRNLRADKSKAALEETEKLLKANFIKEIRFTTWLSNVVMVRKNSGKWRMCVDFTDLNKACPKDAYPLPCIDKLVDSASGYKSLSFMDAYSGYNQILMHPEDQSKTAFITEHGNFCYRVMPFGLKNAGATYQRLMDKVFHHQIGRNMEIYMDDIVAKTTHGKSHCDDLKEVFEQVRTYRMRLNPKKCAFGVRGGKFLGFMLTSRGIEANPEKCKAILSMASPKTVKEVQQLAGRIAALSRFLPSVSSRSYHFFQTITKNKKFLWTEECEKAFAELKVVLSSPPVLQRPEIGKPLYLYLSASEHSISSALMIESGKAQQPVYFVSRVMQPTEQRYPRIERLALALVTTARRLRHYFQSHTIIVRTNQPLRQILTKPELAGRLTKWSIELSEFDIQFQPRSALKAQILADFISELTSAEHNKHWELHVDGASSREGSGAGVILKEGENVVAEQSLQFHFSASNNQAEYEALIAGLKLALNLQIQSLTAHCDSLLVVQQIRGEYQVKDPLLERYWLIAKDLISKFSSFTILHVHREKNTRADVLSKLASTRVDTQASALTQLTLKKPSIEFISITNINHLHDWRTPFLEYINTGTVPKNELNPQHFRRRASLYTSVAGELYKRGISQPLLKCLNNEEAREVMNEVHEGVCGNHIGGRALAAKIVQTRYFWPTMKRDCIAKVKKCDKCQKHEAISTKPAELLHSMEVSWPFQRWGLDILGPFPVAPGQVKFLLVSIDYFSKWIEAQPLAKITAEKHYFSSVEHPQTNGRAEAANRVILQAIKRKLDNAKGEWAELIPEILWSYNTTIQTTTGETPFRLVYGAEALIPVEVGTPTVRTELYDEQNNTLVRGAELDLIEEDRDIAAIKQRAMKQLAARRHNSKVVPRTFSEDDLVLRRTEDAR; from the exons ATGGAAATACCCGACTTAGACCCCGCCGTCCATCTGCACGTCATAAAGGCAGGACTCCGACCCGGAAAATTCAGGGAAACAATTGCAGTAACAAAGCCAAAGACATTGGAAGAGTTCCGAGAAAGGGCGGCAGGGCAGATGGAGATCGAAGAGCTCCGCGAAACCGAAAAGACAGAAAAGAGACAACATAAAAGAGAGGATGAAAAATCCACAAGGTCGGCAAACATCAAGGACCTCAAGAGACCCTTCAAGCTAACCCCAAAATTTGACAATTACACCAGGTTCAACACAATAAGGGAAAGGATAATCAAAGAAATACTCAACGCCAAAATCATAAAACCACCAACAAGGGCCGGGAGCTATCAAGACCAGAGATTCGTCGACAAAAGCAAGCACTGTGCTTTCCACCAAAAGTACGGCCACACAACCGGCGAATGTATAATAGCCAAGGACCTATTAGAAAGATTGGCCCGGCAGGGCCTCCTAGATAAATACATCGAGGGAAGGAAGCATAAAGAGAACGATAGAGAGGAACGCCAACAGACCTCAGGAGCAAAAGAAACCAACAAATGGCCAAACAGCACACCACCTAAAGGGATCATAAACACCATATCAGGAGGATTCGCCGGAGGAGGAGAAACAACTTCGGCGAGAAAACGTAACTATCGCACGATGCTTGCAATAGAAGGGACAACACCACATAACAACAAGGACATATCAAACCTAGAAATCGTTTTCAACCAGAGGGACATATGCTCGGCCGCACCACACTCAGACGACCCAGTGGTAATTTCTATCCAAACAGGCGAGTTACTGGTAAGAAAAGTCCTCTTGGACCCAGGTAGTAGTGCCGATGTTCTGTTTTACACTACTTTTCTAAAAATGCAAATATCTGAAAAACTTATACAACCTTCATTCGGAGAATTAGTCGGATTCTCCGGAGAAAGAGTACCGATTAAGGGCTACATATGGTTGAAGACAATGATGGGAAACCACCCATTGTCACGAACCATCGACATACAATACCTTATAGTTGACTGCCCTAGTCCTTATAACATTATTCTCGGAAGACCTGCTCTGAACATGTTCAGGGCAGTAGTTTCAACCTTTCATCTATGTGTAAAATTTCAGGCACAGGACGGAAAAATAGCGACACTTCACTCAGACCGACAACAAGCTCGGCAATGTTACAACGCAAGCCTGAAAAGGTCGGCTCCAAGACTAGAGTTCCAGCAAGAAGTCAAAGCAATCCATAACGCAACAGAGGTACTGTCCTTGGCAGAGCTTGATCCGCACGAGGACACCCAAGAGAGGCCTCAACCAGCAGACGAGCTCCAGAAAATCCCACTGACAGAGAAACCAGAACGGTTCACATACGTCGGCCAGGCACTACAGGGAAAGGAAAGATCAGAACTGGTGAAAGTGTTGCAAGACAACGCCGACCTATTTGCATGGACCCCGGCAAATATACCAGGAATAGATCCGAGCATTATCTGCCATAAACTCGCCACGAACAAGGCAAGCCGACCTATAGCTCAGAAAAAGAGGAATCTCAGAGCAGACAAATCAAAGGCCGCACTGGAAGAAACCGAAAAGCTACTTAAAGCCAACTTCATCAAAGAAATCAGATTCACTACATGGCTCTCGAACGTAGTAATGGTAAGAAAAAAttcaggtaaatggcgcatgtgcgtcgacttcacAGATTTAAATAAAGCATGCCCCAAGGATGCTTATCCTCTACCATGCATCGATAAACTTGTAGACAGTGCCTCAGGTTACAAAAgcttgagcttcatggatgcatactctggttaCAACCAGATACTCATGCACccagaagaccaaagcaaaacCGCGTTTATAACCGAGCATGGAAATTTTTGTTATAgagtaatgccatttggactaaagaatgcaggtgcaacataCCAGCGACTGATGGACAAGGTGTTCCATCATCAGATAGGTCGGAACATGGAGATCTATATGGATGATATTGTCGCCAAGACCACCCATGGGAAGTCACACTGCGATGATCTTAAAGAAGTATTTGAACAAGTCCGAACATACAGAATGAGGCTCAACCCAAAAAAATGTGCTTTTGGAGTACGAGGGGGAAAATTCCTCGGATTCATGCTAACATCACGAGGTATAGAGGCGAACCCAGAAAAATGTAAGGCAATACTCAGCATGGCAAGCCCCAAAAcagtcaaagaagtacaacagctaGCAGGGAGAATAGCAGCATTATCCCGGTTCCTACCATCAGTATCGAGCCGATCATATCATTTCTTCCAAACAATAACAAAGAACAAAAAGTTTCTATGGACAGAAGAATGTGAAAAAGCTTTCGCTGAACTCAAAGTCGTCTTATCATCACCTCCAGTACTACAAAGACCTGAAATTGGCAAGCCCTTATACTTATACCTATCCGCTTCCGAGCATTCTATAAGCTCGGCCTTAATGATCGAGTCAGGGAAAGCACAACAACCAGTATACTTCGTCAGCAGAGTCATGCAGCCAACAGAACAAAGGTACCCAAGAATTGAACGGCTAGCTTTAGCGCTTGTAACAACGGCGAGGAGACTTAGACATTACTTTCAAAGCCACACGATAATAGTACGAACAAACCAACCATTACGACAAATACTAACAAAACCGGAATTAGCTGGACGACTGACCAAATGGTCCATAGAGCTCTCAGAATTCGATATCCAGTTTCAACCAAGGTCGGCACTAAAGGCACAAATCCTAGCCGACTTCATATCAGAATTAACCTCGGCCGAACACAACAAGCACTGGGAGCTACATGTAGACGGGGCATCCAGCCGAGAAGGAAGCGGAGCCGGAGTGATTCTGAAAGAAGGAGAAAACGTAGTGGCCGAACAGTCGCTACAATTCCACTTCTCAGCAAGCAATAACCAGGCCGAATATGAAGCCCTCATAGCCGGACTCAAGCTCGCCCTCAACCTCCAGATACAAAGTCTGACAGCACACTGTGATTCCCTCTTGGTAGTCCAACAAATCCGAGGAGAATACCAGGTAAAAGATCCCTTGCTAGAGCGTTACTGGCTGATAGCAAAGGATCTTATTTCGAAATTCAGTTCATTCACCATTCTACATGTACATAGAGAAAAGAACACTAGAGCCGACGTATTATCTAAACTTGCATCCACTAGGGTAGACACACAAGCATCAGCACTAACACAACTGACACTCAAAAAACCCAGCATTGAATTTATATCTATAACAAACATTAACCATCTCCATGACTGGAGAACGCCCTTTCTTGAGTACATCAATACAGGTACCGTGCCTAAAAATGAGCTTAATCCACAACACTTCAGACGAAGGGCAAGCCTATATACAAGCGTAGCAGGAGAACTGTATAAGCGGGGCATCTCACAACCGTTACTGAAATGCCTGAACAACGAGGAGGCAAGAGAAGTAATGAACGAAGTACATGAAGGCGTATGCGGAAACCACATCGGAGGGAGAGCCCTAGCCGCAAAAATCGTCCAAACAAGATATTTTTGGCCGACCATGAAAAGAGATTGCATAGCAAAGGTCAAGAAATGCGACAAATGCCAAAAGCATGAGGCCATTTCTACGAAGCCAGCCGAGCTATTGCACAGTAtggaggtaagctggcctttTCAGAGATGGGGACTCGATATCCTCGGCCCATTTCCAGTAGCACCAGGTCAGGTAAAATTTCTTTTAGTATCAATTGACTACTtctcaaaatggatagaagcgCAACCCTTAGCAAAGATAACAGCCGAAAAG CACTATTTTAGCTCGGTCGAacacccacaaaccaatgggcgaGCCGAAGCTGCTAACCGAGTTATATTGCAGGCAATAAAGAGAAAACTTGACAATGCGAAGGGTGAATGGGCCGAGCTAATCCCAGAAATACTATGGAGCTACAACACTACAATACAAACAACCACTGGTGAAACACCTTTCA
- the LOC107619013 gene encoding 60S ribosomal protein L35: MARIKVYELRQKNKTELLNQLKDLKAELALLRVAKVTGGAPNKLSKIKVVRLSIAQVLTVISQKQKAILREVYKKKKYTPLDLRPKKTRAIRRRLTKHQASLKTEREKKKETYFPMRKYAIKV; the protein is encoded by the exons ATGG CGAGGATCAAGGTTTACGAGCTGAGGCAGAAGAACAAGACTGAGTTGTTGAACCAGCTCAAGGATCTGAAAGCCGAGCTTGCTTTGCTCCGTGTCGCCAAGGTCACTGGTGGTGCCCCCAACAAGCTCTCCAAGAT CAAGGTTGTGAGGTTGTCCATTGCACAAGTCTTGACTGTGATTTCTCAGAAGCAGAAGGCTATTTTGAGGGAAGTttataagaagaagaagtacaCACCTCTTGATCTCCGTCCTAAGAAGACCAGAGCCATTCGCAGAAGGCTCACCAAGCACCAG GCATCTTTGAAGAccgagagggagaagaagaaggaaacataTTTCCCAATGAGGAAATATGCCATCAAGGTGTAG